The following proteins are encoded in a genomic region of Bacillus sp. FJAT-22090:
- a CDS encoding pentapeptide repeat-containing protein produces MSKHITINDNIKNKLKADCGNCFGLCCVALPYAKSADFPLDKDGGTPCSNLQSDYRCGIHQNLRNEGYKGCTVYECFGAGQKVSQFTYKGNDWRDNPSTAKEMFDVFPIMQQLHEILVYLSEALRREETKPIHGDLEEALEKTEELTHLPPQSIKAIDVHAHRAAVNEFLLRTSELVRSKAPIKKQKKIGRGIELLGANLRGADLRGANLRGAFLIAANLQNADLRMSDFIGADLRDADISGANLTGSIFLTQAQINAAKGDSNTKLPSSLKTPFHWTN; encoded by the coding sequence TTGTCTAAACATATAACAATAAACGACAATATTAAAAATAAATTAAAAGCTGATTGTGGAAACTGTTTTGGGTTGTGTTGCGTAGCTTTACCATACGCAAAATCAGCTGATTTTCCATTGGATAAAGACGGAGGTACTCCATGTTCCAACTTGCAATCCGATTATCGCTGTGGAATACATCAAAACCTTAGAAATGAAGGATATAAAGGCTGTACAGTTTATGAATGCTTTGGCGCTGGGCAAAAAGTATCCCAGTTCACATATAAAGGGAATGATTGGAGAGACAATCCTTCAACCGCTAAGGAAATGTTTGATGTCTTTCCTATCATGCAGCAACTTCATGAAATACTTGTGTATTTAAGTGAAGCGCTTCGTCGAGAGGAGACAAAGCCTATACATGGAGATTTAGAAGAGGCTTTGGAAAAAACGGAGGAACTTACTCATTTGCCTCCTCAATCAATTAAAGCTATTGATGTCCATGCCCACAGAGCGGCTGTTAACGAATTCCTTTTGCGAACAAGTGAACTTGTAAGATCTAAAGCTCCAATAAAGAAGCAGAAAAAGATTGGTCGGGGAATAGAGCTATTAGGAGCAAACTTAAGAGGAGCTGATCTTAGAGGAGCAAACCTTAGAGGTGCGTTTCTTATTGCGGCAAACTTGCAGAATGCGGATTTGAGGATGTCTGATTTTATCGGAGCAGACTTGAGAGACGCTGACATAAGTGGAGCAAATTTAACGGGAAGCATTTTTCTTACTCAAGCACAAATAAACGCTGCAAAAGGAGATAGCAATACTAAGTTACCATCCTCCTTAAAGACACCTTTTCATTGGACTAATTAA
- a CDS encoding winged helix-turn-helix transcriptional regulator, with product MEMQPELCRVEDALGILVGKWKPIILLTLLQNGTKRFSDLKRSIPGITQKMLTNQLRELEEEDIITRKVYPQVPPKVEYSITEYGKSLEPILVAMHDWGTAHTLHKMKKRQQTFG from the coding sequence ATGGAAATGCAGCCAGAACTATGTCGTGTAGAAGATGCTTTAGGTATATTAGTTGGGAAATGGAAGCCAATTATATTATTAACTCTATTGCAAAATGGAACAAAACGATTTAGCGATTTAAAAAGAAGCATACCAGGAATTACTCAAAAAATGCTTACAAATCAGCTTCGCGAATTAGAGGAAGAGGATATTATTACTCGTAAAGTGTACCCTCAAGTTCCTCCCAAAGTGGAATATTCCATCACGGAATACGGAAAGAGTTTAGAACCGATTTTAGTTGCAATGCATGATTGGGGAACAGCTCATACACTTCATAAAATGAAAAAAAGACAGCAGACATTTGGTTAA
- a CDS encoding SOS response-associated peptidase — protein MCGRYTLFTNYEQLMDRFDVAVAMDQEFYAPSFNIAPSQQVVAIIHDGKSNRMGQLKWGLVPSWSKDEKIGYKMINARAETVDEKPSFRQAFLKRRCLIPMNSFYEWKTTTSGKVPMRIKMKSDELFTVAGLWEMWKAPDGKSIYTCTLLTTEANTLMEGIHHRMPVILKRENEKNWLDSLQNIDELKSMLVPYDASLMEAFPVSSEVNSPKNNHVGLLNSL, from the coding sequence ATGTGTGGTCGTTATACGTTATTTACAAATTACGAACAGCTTATGGATCGCTTTGATGTTGCTGTCGCAATGGATCAAGAGTTCTATGCACCAAGTTTTAATATCGCACCTTCCCAACAGGTTGTTGCAATTATCCATGATGGAAAAAGCAATCGCATGGGTCAGCTAAAGTGGGGACTTGTTCCGTCCTGGTCAAAAGACGAAAAAATAGGTTATAAAATGATAAATGCTCGAGCAGAAACAGTAGATGAAAAGCCTAGTTTTCGTCAGGCATTCTTAAAAAGACGTTGTTTAATTCCAATGAATTCTTTTTATGAGTGGAAAACGACAACCTCTGGAAAAGTGCCAATGCGAATTAAAATGAAATCGGATGAACTTTTTACGGTTGCAGGATTATGGGAAATGTGGAAAGCGCCGGACGGAAAAAGTATTTACACTTGTACCCTTCTGACGACGGAAGCTAATACTTTAATGGAGGGCATTCATCATCGTATGCCTGTTATATTGAAACGAGAGAATGAAAAGAATTGGTTAGATTCTCTTCAGAACATTGATGAATTAAAAAGCATGTTAGTGCCTTATGATGCTTCTTTAATGGAAGCCTTTCCTGTCTCAAGTGAGGTCAATTCACCAAAGAATAATCACGTAGGGTTATTAAACTCATTATAA
- a CDS encoding LLM class flavin-dependent oxidoreductase yields the protein MSTIQIPISVLNLAPIRKGQGPKEAIDAMVDLAQATEKMGYTRYWIAEHHNTPTLVSSATSILIKHTLENTEHIRIGSGGIMLPNHSPLVVAEQFGTMATIYPNRLDLGLGRAPGTDQLTATALRRSQNNSVYTFPEDVKSLLTYFGPEEFQGYTKAYPGVGTNIPIYILGSSTDSAVLAAKLGLPYVFAAHFAPRHMEEAISIYRNNFQPSSYLNSPYMIVCLNVIAAESDEEAKFESTTMQQFFLNVVRGSQMPLSPPVENMDSLWSPSEKEMATSMSSMIMLGDKNSIREQLTNFQEKYDVDEIMAVSYIYDPAKQKRSYEILKEVVDGN from the coding sequence ATGTCAACTATACAAATACCTATATCAGTCTTAAATTTGGCTCCAATTCGCAAAGGGCAAGGACCTAAAGAAGCCATTGATGCAATGGTTGACTTGGCGCAAGCAACGGAGAAAATGGGATATACAAGATACTGGATTGCGGAGCATCATAATACTCCAACACTAGTTAGCTCCGCTACCTCTATTTTAATAAAACATACATTAGAAAATACCGAACATATACGGATTGGATCAGGCGGAATAATGCTACCTAACCATTCTCCTTTAGTAGTTGCAGAACAATTTGGTACAATGGCGACCATCTATCCTAATCGATTAGACTTGGGTCTTGGACGGGCACCCGGTACTGACCAACTGACGGCAACTGCACTAAGACGATCTCAAAATAATTCTGTCTATACATTTCCAGAAGATGTAAAGTCATTGCTAACGTATTTTGGGCCTGAAGAGTTCCAAGGTTATACAAAAGCTTATCCAGGTGTCGGCACGAATATTCCTATTTATATTCTCGGTTCATCGACAGATTCAGCTGTGTTAGCCGCTAAATTAGGCCTGCCATATGTATTCGCAGCACACTTTGCACCAAGACATATGGAGGAGGCAATTTCAATTTATCGAAATAATTTTCAGCCTTCTTCATACTTAAATTCTCCGTATATGATTGTTTGTCTAAATGTGATTGCAGCTGAAAGTGATGAAGAGGCAAAGTTTGAATCGACAACAATGCAGCAATTTTTCTTGAATGTTGTACGTGGCTCACAAATGCCGTTAAGTCCTCCAGTTGAAAACATGGATTCCCTATGGAGCCCATCTGAAAAAGAAATGGCTACATCGATGTCCAGTATGATTATGTTAGGAGATAAAAATTCCATTCGAGAGCAGTTAACCAATTTTCAAGAGAAGTATGACGTGGATGAAATCATGGCAGTATCTTATATTTATGATCCTGCCAAACAGAAACGTTCATATGAAATTTTAAAAGAAGTCGTCGATGGCAATTAA
- a CDS encoding class I SAM-dependent methyltransferase, with the protein MDNFWNRIIYKIWSPMYDKFFNSGAFLNGRKEVFEEIPFQKGQKILFVGVGTGADLELINHANFEITAVDYSTEMLNQARTKFVDSSIQFLEMDAQHMEFESESFDYIVASLILSVVPDADKCFREMTRVLKSEGDIIIFDKFVPKNKKLSLPKSILRPIIRILGTDIGLSFEELFIRNSENIYIKEDKPVMLKGMYRKIVIHKN; encoded by the coding sequence TTGGATAATTTTTGGAATAGGATAATTTATAAAATTTGGTCTCCAATGTATGATAAGTTTTTTAATTCGGGTGCTTTTTTAAATGGTCGAAAAGAAGTATTTGAGGAAATACCTTTTCAGAAGGGGCAAAAGATACTATTTGTTGGTGTAGGCACGGGCGCTGACTTAGAATTAATAAACCATGCAAATTTTGAAATTACTGCAGTTGATTACTCGACAGAGATGTTAAACCAAGCAAGAACAAAATTTGTAGATTCCTCCATTCAATTTTTAGAGATGGATGCACAACATATGGAGTTTGAGAGTGAATCGTTTGATTATATTGTTGCCAGTCTAATTCTTTCTGTAGTGCCTGATGCCGATAAATGCTTTAGGGAAATGACAAGAGTTTTAAAATCGGAAGGTGACATAATTATTTTTGATAAATTTGTTCCAAAAAATAAAAAGCTATCATTGCCCAAGTCAATACTAAGACCAATCATAAGGATTTTAGGAACTGATATAGGCTTAAGCTTCGAAGAACTTTTCATAAGAAATAGTGAAAATATTTATATAAAAGAAGACAAGCCAGTTATGTTGAAAGGAATGTATAGAAAAATAGTTATTCACAAAAATTAA
- a CDS encoding TVP38/TMEM64 family protein: protein MGEFIQHIPILSSPLQFLLLLLLNLLLGAIGFVPSFFVTAINIDALGLIWGSILTFSGEILGALFGFHLYRWGFSKVQREWFNHSIFKAIKNSSPWKVFSFVILFRIIPFVPSGLVTAGASLTSISGWFFMVASTIGKIPAVVIEIAIVFGIVKNVPSTYLYGFMVLFLIIITPFWIRKKGKNNSDS, encoded by the coding sequence ATGGGAGAATTTATACAACATATTCCAATATTGAGTAGCCCCCTCCAATTCCTTTTATTACTCCTGTTGAATTTATTACTTGGGGCAATTGGTTTTGTGCCAAGTTTCTTTGTTACTGCCATAAACATAGATGCACTTGGTTTAATATGGGGATCCATTCTAACATTTTCGGGAGAAATTCTCGGAGCACTGTTTGGGTTTCATTTATATCGCTGGGGATTTTCAAAGGTCCAGCGGGAATGGTTTAATCATTCTATTTTTAAGGCAATAAAAAACAGCTCTCCTTGGAAGGTATTTTCCTTCGTTATTTTATTTAGAATTATTCCTTTTGTTCCATCCGGATTAGTTACCGCTGGAGCTTCATTGACCTCCATTAGCGGATGGTTTTTCATGGTGGCAAGTACGATTGGTAAGATTCCCGCAGTTGTTATTGAGATAGCAATTGTCTTTGGAATTGTGAAAAATGTTCCCTCTACTTATTTATATGGATTTATGGTCTTGTTCCTAATTATTATTACTCCCTTTTGGATTAGAAAGAAAGGGAAAAACAACAGCGACAGTTAA
- a CDS encoding YiaA/YiaB family inner membrane protein: MNNRRYRRRNTMAFTVLSYFTLFAGVFMFSIGLYNADNLELNEKGYYIAVMILVAVGAILTQKVTRDNAEDNEILAEQEQERLGVRAPSNAKES; the protein is encoded by the coding sequence ATGAATAATAGAAGGTATAGAAGACGTAATACAATGGCATTCACGGTATTATCCTATTTTACTTTATTCGCTGGCGTTTTCATGTTTAGCATCGGCCTTTATAATGCAGATAATTTAGAGCTCAATGAAAAGGGATATTATATCGCCGTAATGATATTAGTGGCAGTTGGAGCAATACTTACACAAAAAGTCACTCGCGATAACGCAGAAGACAACGAAATTCTTGCAGAGCAAGAACAAGAACGACTCGGTGTAAGAGCCCCTTCAAATGCGAAAGAATCATAA
- a CDS encoding FMN-dependent NADH-azoreductase, with the protein MNILVVKANNRPAAEAVSSKMYETFMENIEGANVTTFDVFKEDMPYFGQDLFNAFGKVQNGEELTDLEARLLAAKQKAMDALTAADVVVFAFPLWNLTIPAPLQTFIDYVYQAGFTFKYSEEGQLVSLMTDKKAVILNARGGIYSSPEAAPMEMSANYIKNVVGGVFGMQITDEVIIEGHNAMPDKAEEIIAAGLEKVRVVAQNLSKQLV; encoded by the coding sequence GTGAATATATTAGTAGTAAAAGCAAATAACCGTCCAGCTGCTGAAGCTGTTTCAAGTAAAATGTACGAAACATTTATGGAAAATATCGAAGGTGCAAATGTAACCACTTTTGATGTATTTAAAGAAGATATGCCTTACTTCGGTCAAGATCTTTTCAATGCTTTTGGAAAAGTTCAAAACGGTGAAGAATTAACTGACTTAGAAGCACGTCTTTTAGCTGCAAAACAAAAAGCTATGGACGCATTAACTGCTGCTGATGTAGTAGTATTCGCATTCCCTTTATGGAACTTAACAATTCCAGCACCATTACAAACGTTTATCGATTATGTGTACCAAGCTGGTTTCACATTCAAATACAGCGAAGAAGGTCAATTAGTAAGCTTAATGACTGATAAAAAAGCCGTTATTTTAAATGCACGTGGTGGCATTTACTCTTCTCCAGAAGCTGCACCAATGGAAATGTCTGCAAACTACATTAAAAATGTTGTAGGTGGCGTATTCGGTATGCAAATTACGGATGAAGTTATTATTGAAGGGCACAATGCAATGCCTGACAAAGCAGAAGAAATTATTGCAGCTGGTTTAGAAAAAGTAAGAGTAGTTGCTCAAAACCTTTCTAAACAATTAGTATAA
- a CDS encoding NADPH-dependent FMN reductase produces the protein MKIVGLSGSRVGSKTRTAMNYTFKTITEKYPDAEVTLIDLAEYDVQFSDGRNYLEYEGDTGYVAKTIMEADAIIIGTPIFQASIPATLKNIFDLLPVNAFRDKVVSMIVTAGSAKHYLIAEQQLKPILSYMKSQIVQTYVFIEERDFIRKEIVNDDVFFRIDRLVEDTVVLTETYTKIREAKEAEYDF, from the coding sequence ATGAAAATTGTAGGATTGTCAGGTTCTAGAGTGGGCTCGAAAACGCGTACTGCTATGAATTATACATTTAAAACTATCACCGAAAAATATCCAGATGCAGAAGTGACGTTAATAGATTTAGCAGAATATGACGTTCAATTCAGTGACGGTCGGAATTATTTAGAATATGAGGGCGACACCGGGTATGTGGCAAAAACAATTATGGAAGCCGATGCAATCATTATTGGAACTCCTATTTTTCAAGCATCCATCCCTGCTACACTCAAAAACATTTTTGACTTGCTCCCCGTTAATGCTTTTCGGGATAAAGTGGTGAGTATGATTGTAACAGCAGGTTCAGCCAAGCATTACTTAATTGCAGAGCAACAACTAAAGCCTATATTATCGTATATGAAATCTCAAATTGTTCAAACGTACGTGTTCATAGAAGAAAGGGATTTCATTCGGAAAGAAATCGTTAATGACGATGTTTTCTTCCGAATCGATCGTTTAGTCGAAGATACTGTTGTATTAACGGAAACCTATACTAAAATTCGAGAAGCAAAAGAAGCCGAATACGATTTTTAA
- a CDS encoding LLM class flavin-dependent oxidoreductase yields the protein MEKYRIDQRKGLEFGLYTLGDHIPDPLTGERISAEQRIHEIIDLAKLAEQAGLDFFSVGESHQEYFATQAHSVVLAAIAQATSKIKIASSSTIISTSDPVRVYEDFSTIDLISKGRAEIIAGRASRVGLFDLLGYNVRDYEELYEEKFDLLLKINEEEVVNWDGKFRASLNNARVIPRPKNGSLPIWRAVGGPPASAIKAGYAGVPMMLATLGGPATSFKYSIDAYREASERSGFDPSTLPVATAGFFYAAETTQQAQSETYPYVNQGMQLINGRGYPKQHFAQGADPRDVMNIGSPQQIIEKILYQHELFGHQRYIAQMDFGGIPYEKLVKNIELIGTEILPAIKKYTAKD from the coding sequence ATGGAAAAATATCGAATTGACCAAAGAAAGGGTCTAGAATTTGGACTGTATACTCTTGGTGACCATATCCCAGATCCACTTACAGGTGAACGTATTTCAGCTGAACAACGTATACATGAGATTATAGATTTGGCCAAGCTAGCGGAGCAAGCAGGTTTAGACTTTTTTAGTGTCGGAGAAAGCCATCAGGAGTATTTTGCAACGCAGGCACACTCTGTTGTGTTAGCAGCAATAGCCCAGGCAACTAGTAAAATTAAAATCGCGAGCTCCTCTACCATTATTAGTACGTCTGACCCTGTTCGTGTGTATGAGGATTTTTCAACGATTGATTTAATTTCTAAAGGGCGAGCTGAAATTATAGCTGGACGTGCATCTCGTGTAGGTCTTTTTGATTTGTTGGGGTATAACGTTCGCGATTACGAAGAGTTGTATGAAGAAAAGTTTGATTTGTTATTGAAAATAAATGAAGAGGAAGTTGTCAATTGGGACGGGAAATTCCGCGCTTCATTAAATAACGCTAGAGTAATTCCACGTCCTAAAAACGGCTCATTACCTATTTGGCGTGCAGTTGGGGGACCTCCAGCTAGTGCTATTAAGGCTGGTTACGCTGGTGTTCCGATGATGCTTGCTACATTAGGTGGACCTGCTACAAGCTTTAAATATTCTATTGATGCTTACCGGGAGGCTTCCGAGCGTAGCGGCTTTGATCCATCAACTCTTCCGGTTGCAACTGCCGGCTTTTTCTATGCTGCCGAAACCACTCAACAGGCACAGAGTGAGACCTACCCTTACGTGAATCAAGGGATGCAGTTAATTAATGGACGAGGCTATCCAAAACAACATTTTGCACAAGGGGCAGATCCTCGTGATGTGATGAATATTGGTAGCCCGCAGCAAATAATTGAAAAAATTCTCTATCAGCATGAACTATTTGGTCACCAACGTTATATTGCACAAATGGATTTTGGTGGTATACCATATGAAAAATTAGTAAAAAATATTGAATTGATCGGTACCGAAATCTTACCGGCAATTAAAAAATACACAGCAAAAGATTAG
- a CDS encoding ABC transporter substrate-binding protein, which translates to MTNLLTDHLGREVKVTSSPNRIVSICPAITETLFALGLENEIIGRTKYCIFPQKKVEKVEIVGGTKEVNEEKIRELQPDLILAEKEENTKEIVQALEKIAPVFVLEVQSIKDAYRFIRTLGALTNREQKAEELIASCKFSFPVVPANEKKKVAYVIWRKPYMVVGGTTYINDVIHTLGFHNPFEKVGSRYPAVSKEEFAKANLDVLFLASEPFPFQEKHVAEFQSFLPNTKIILVDGEMFWYGAKMVYAGPYFKELIENI; encoded by the coding sequence ATGACTAATTTATTAACTGATCATCTTGGAAGAGAAGTGAAGGTCACTTCTTCCCCCAACCGCATTGTTTCCATTTGTCCTGCAATTACAGAAACATTATTTGCTTTAGGTTTAGAAAATGAAATAATCGGCCGTACGAAATATTGCATTTTCCCTCAAAAGAAGGTGGAAAAAGTAGAAATAGTGGGAGGTACAAAAGAAGTAAACGAAGAAAAAATACGGGAATTACAACCTGATTTGATTCTAGCTGAAAAGGAAGAAAATACGAAAGAGATTGTGCAGGCTTTAGAAAAAATTGCACCAGTATTTGTTTTAGAAGTACAGTCAATCAAGGATGCATATCGTTTTATAAGAACATTGGGGGCACTTACTAATAGAGAACAAAAAGCAGAAGAGCTTATAGCTTCATGCAAATTTTCTTTCCCTGTAGTTCCTGCAAACGAGAAGAAAAAAGTAGCATATGTCATTTGGCGGAAGCCTTATATGGTTGTTGGTGGAACTACCTATATTAATGATGTTATACATACGCTTGGTTTTCATAATCCATTTGAAAAAGTTGGTTCCAGATATCCTGCAGTATCAAAGGAAGAATTTGCAAAGGCTAACCTTGATGTTCTTTTTTTGGCATCCGAACCGTTTCCTTTCCAAGAAAAACATGTAGCAGAATTTCAATCGTTTCTTCCAAACACGAAAATAATTTTAGTGGATGGAGAAATGTTTTGGTATGGTGCAAAGATGGTTTATGCTGGTCCGTATTTCAAGGAATTAATTGAAAATATATAA
- a CDS encoding quinone oxidoreductase family protein has protein sequence MKALIFEEFGGPEVLQYKEVSDPIMKENELLIRMKAIGLNFADIYRRKGNYHLAGQPPYILGYEGAGVVEQLGKDVTTFKVGDRIAFADVPFANAELVTVPIDKVIPLPIDISFETAASVLLQGLTAHYLTKDSYKITANDTILVHAAAGGVGQNLIQIGKLLGAKVIGLTSSVEKSKAASTAGANFVFLYSEDWIEQIKDVTNGLGVDVVYESVGSTLLESFEATKVGGTVVFYGMSGGDPAPIDPRMLMDTSKTLTGGDLWNVLTSFEERKIRSTQLFEWIKDGKIKVNESTTYSLQDGAQAHALLESRISVGKILLIP, from the coding sequence ATGAAAGCACTGATCTTTGAGGAGTTTGGTGGACCGGAAGTACTGCAATATAAAGAAGTTTCTGACCCTATCATGAAAGAAAATGAACTATTGATAAGAATGAAAGCGATTGGTTTGAACTTTGCTGATATATACAGAAGAAAAGGAAATTATCATCTTGCAGGTCAGCCTCCATATATCTTGGGGTATGAAGGGGCGGGTGTAGTGGAGCAATTAGGAAAGGATGTAACGACCTTTAAGGTTGGTGATCGAATTGCTTTTGCAGATGTCCCATTTGCTAATGCTGAATTGGTCACCGTTCCAATAGATAAAGTTATACCGTTACCGATTGATATTTCCTTTGAAACAGCTGCTTCAGTTTTACTCCAAGGCTTAACCGCCCATTATTTAACGAAAGATAGTTACAAAATTACAGCGAATGACACTATACTTGTGCATGCAGCTGCAGGTGGAGTTGGTCAAAATCTTATACAAATAGGTAAGCTTTTAGGAGCAAAAGTTATCGGGCTAACCTCCTCAGTAGAAAAATCAAAAGCTGCATCCACGGCTGGAGCAAATTTTGTGTTTTTATATAGCGAAGATTGGATTGAACAAATCAAAGACGTAACAAACGGTCTAGGGGTAGATGTGGTTTATGAATCAGTCGGTTCTACCTTATTAGAAAGTTTTGAGGCTACAAAAGTAGGTGGAACAGTCGTATTTTATGGAATGTCGGGTGGCGATCCTGCTCCGATAGATCCGAGAATGCTAATGGATACTTCTAAAACACTTACAGGTGGGGATCTTTGGAACGTTCTAACTTCATTTGAGGAAAGAAAAATTCGTTCAACACAGCTATTTGAGTGGATTAAAGATGGGAAAATAAAAGTGAATGAATCGACAACGTACTCATTACAGGATGGTGCTCAAGCGCACGCCTTATTAGAAAGTAGAATAAGTGTCGGGAAGATTTTATTAATACCTTAA
- a CDS encoding thiamine pyrophosphate-binding protein, producing the protein MGKTVAEVVVDQLSLLGVKRIYGVVGDAIIGLLDALDKQEKIQFIPVKHESVAAFMASAEAKLTGRLAVCTATMGPGAANLLNGLGDAYSDKAPVLALTGQAPLNKIGTDYQQYVDQQELFKPFATFSANLASEDAIVDLLVKASQISLEQRTVTHISIPKDLFQIETNKKPRKLPSVIEGTTSFQIEDLKEITEVMKSAKKPMILAGAGAVNGSSSLEELAKAWGAGILVSLGGKGVFKEDTPQLLQGIGEGGNPHAADVFKETDVVLLAGVTWWPEGYVPTNAKIIQIDTHFENATKGIPVEMGVKGKVEHVVPLLLQSLADYQTNTEWLSHIEETKRKWSKQNEEEGKKSGFPVSPSRIVRAIEKTIAEDAVLTLDTGDVTVWFNRNFRPNSQRVLFSGYWRSMGFGLPAAIAAKLEQPEKQVVAVVGDGGIEMTLADLLTATRYNLDITVIVFNNGSLQMEIDKMQAAGDRELGTQLTNPDFVKVAEACGWTGLRAEIDSELETILEQAIRTNGPTLVDIPTAQEFFPETK; encoded by the coding sequence ATGGGTAAAACTGTTGCCGAAGTTGTAGTGGATCAACTGTCTTTATTGGGGGTTAAGCGAATTTACGGAGTTGTTGGGGATGCTATTATCGGGCTATTGGATGCACTGGACAAACAGGAGAAGATTCAGTTTATCCCTGTGAAGCATGAGTCGGTTGCAGCATTTATGGCATCTGCTGAAGCTAAGCTAACAGGAAGACTTGCGGTTTGTACGGCTACGATGGGACCAGGGGCAGCAAATTTACTGAATGGCCTCGGGGATGCCTATTCGGATAAAGCACCTGTGCTAGCACTGACGGGCCAGGCGCCACTTAACAAAATAGGTACAGACTATCAGCAATACGTTGATCAACAAGAACTGTTTAAACCATTTGCCACTTTTTCCGCAAATCTTGCTAGTGAGGATGCAATTGTGGATCTACTCGTCAAAGCGTCCCAAATTTCCTTAGAGCAACGAACGGTCACACATATATCAATTCCAAAGGATTTATTTCAAATAGAAACAAATAAGAAACCTCGAAAGCTACCGTCTGTGATAGAAGGAACAACCTCTTTTCAAATAGAAGATTTAAAAGAGATAACGGAAGTAATGAAATCGGCAAAAAAGCCTATGATTCTTGCTGGAGCAGGAGCTGTAAATGGATCTTCGTCACTTGAAGAGCTTGCCAAAGCTTGGGGAGCAGGCATATTGGTAAGTCTAGGAGGAAAAGGAGTATTTAAGGAAGATACGCCACAACTTCTACAAGGGATCGGGGAAGGGGGGAATCCCCATGCAGCTGATGTCTTCAAGGAAACTGATGTCGTTCTACTTGCAGGAGTGACATGGTGGCCAGAGGGCTACGTGCCTACAAATGCAAAGATTATTCAAATTGATACCCATTTTGAAAATGCTACAAAAGGTATTCCAGTTGAAATGGGTGTTAAAGGTAAAGTAGAGCATGTGGTTCCACTACTTTTACAAAGCTTAGCTGACTATCAGACGAATACCGAGTGGTTATCTCATATCGAAGAAACGAAAAGAAAATGGTCCAAACAAAACGAAGAAGAAGGTAAAAAATCAGGTTTCCCTGTCTCTCCTTCTCGCATTGTCCGAGCTATTGAAAAAACAATCGCTGAAGATGCGGTACTAACATTGGACACAGGAGATGTAACGGTTTGGTTTAATCGTAATTTCCGTCCTAATAGTCAGAGAGTATTATTTTCAGGCTATTGGCGCTCCATGGGCTTTGGACTTCCAGCTGCCATTGCGGCAAAACTGGAACAGCCTGAAAAGCAAGTGGTTGCTGTTGTAGGGGACGGTGGTATAGAGATGACGTTGGCTGATCTTCTAACTGCAACTCGCTATAACTTGGATATCACAGTAATCGTATTTAACAATGGTTCTTTACAAATGGAAATAGATAAAATGCAAGCAGCTGGAGATAGAGAACTAGGTACACAATTAACGAATCCAGACTTCGTTAAAGTGGCGGAAGCATGCGGGTGGACTGGTCTCCGGGCAGAAATAGATAGTGAATTAGAAACAATTCTCGAACAAGCAATTAGAACAAATGGTCCGACCTTAGTTGATATTCCAACCGCTCAGGAGTTCTTTCCAGAAACAAAGTGA